One region of Aphis gossypii isolate Hap1 unplaced genomic scaffold, ASM2018417v2 Contig00509, whole genome shotgun sequence genomic DNA includes:
- the LOC126554456 gene encoding SCAN domain-containing protein 3-like has translation MKPSRMKDHLSKIHSDKLEKPLSFFQALKAKIEKRSTVNSLFKKQTSDLDKGLFASYKVSLLIAKNSKPHSIGETLILPALKEIIDTMLGEGTSNKMTKSIPLSNDTVSKRIDEMADDIENKLINYLRENNFALQIDESTVTDNKAILLAYVRFINERKEIVEELLSATSLITDTKGSSIFQAVEEYFIRKNVPLTNIIACATDGAPSMTGRHVEFIAHLKKAVPGVICVHCVIHRQHLAAKNLSGVLHETLQFVIKAVNKIKASSLNDRMFRELCHDNDENFERLLLHTAVRWLSKGKCLCRFFALFDSIIEFFDKIDPVLKENLKQRKIEIGYLTDIFEKMNEVNLKLQGNKMNFIKAKGIISSFIFKLDLYRTNINRQELSQFPNLKSCSDANGLIPEDEILIFTDHILQLKKDMKSRFQDLLELQICNWILDPFSFESVEDLESHLQMEFIDLKHDCEAQLVFKQVGYELAWIKLKDTYPQLWQQVKLLLLSFPSTYLVEKGFSVVVQLLTKQRNRLDICNKGDLRLALTNIKPDIATLAATHQAQGSH, from the coding sequence ATGAAGCCATCAAGAATGAAAGatcatttatcaaaaattcacTCCGATAAACTGGAGAAACCACTTTCGTTTTTTCAGGCTCTTAAagcaaaaattgaaaaacggTCTACTgtgaatagtttatttaaaaaacaaacatctGATCTTGATAAAGGACTTTTCGCTTCGTACAAGGTGTCTTTATTGATAGCAAAAAACAGTAAACCTCATTCAATCGGTGAAACTCTTATTTTACCGGCTCTCAAGGAAATAATCGATACTATGCTAGGAGAGGGTACTAGCAATAAGATGACTAAGTCAATTCCTTTGAGCAATGACACTGTCTCCAAAAGAATTGATGAAATGGCAGATGACATCGAAAACAaacttatcaattatttaagagaaaataattttgcacTACAGATTGACGAATCAACTGTGACAGATAATAAAGCTATATTACTAGCTTACGTGAGGTTTATTAATGAACGTAAAGAAATCGTCGAGGAATTATTGTCTGCTACAAGTTTGATCACTGATACCAAAGGGTCGTCGATTTTTCAAGCGGTGGAGGAatattttatcagaaaaaaTGTCCCCTtgacaaatattattgcatgCGCAACGGATGGCGCTCCTTCGATGACCGGTCGTCATGTTGAGTTTATAGCCCACTTAAAAAAAGCTGTCCCAGGTGTTATTTGTGTTCATTGTGTTATACATCGCCAACATTTAGCTGCTAAAAACTTAAGCGGTGTGCTACACGAAACCCTTCAATTTGTCATAAAAGCTGTAAACAAGATTAAAGCAAGTTCACTCAATGACCGCATGTTTCGAGAACTTTGTCATGATAATGATGAAAATTTTGAAAGATTACTTTTGCATACTGCAGTAAGGTGGCTTTCCAAAGGAAAATGTTTGTGTCgtttttttgcattatttgactctatcattgaatttttcgataaaattgATCCTgtcttaaaagaaaatttgaagCAACGAAAAATTGAGATTGGGTACCTCacagatatttttgaaaagatgAATGAAGTCAATTTGAAGCTTCAAGGGAATAAGATGAACTTTATCAAAGCCAAAGGAATAATTTcctcattcatttttaaattagatctTTACAGAACAAACATAAATCGTCAAGAACTGAGTCAGTTTCCGAATCTCAAGTCATGTTCAGACGCAAATGGTTTAATTCCAGAAGACGAAATTCTAATTTTCACTGATCATATTTTGCAGCTCAAAAAAGACATGAAATCAAGATTTCAAGACCTACTTGAGTTACAAATCTGTAATTGGATTTTAGATCCATTTTCGTTTGAATCTGTGGAAGATCTCGAATCTCATTTACAAATGGAGTTTATCGATCTTAAACACGACTGTGAGGCACAACTTGTTTTTAAGCAGGTTGGTTACGAGCTTGCCTGGATCAAGCTTAAAGACACTTATCCACAACTATGGCAACAAGTTAAATTGTTGCTTCTCTCTTTCCCGTCAACGTATCTAGTTGAAAAAGGATTCAGCGTTGTTGTTCAGCTTTTGACGAAACAAAGAAATCGGTTGGACATTTGCAACAAAGGTGATCTACGTTTAGCTTTGACCAATATCAAACCGGACATCGCTACATTAGCAGCTACTCATCAGGCTCAGGGCAGTCATTGA